One genomic window of Magnolia sinica isolate HGM2019 chromosome 3, MsV1, whole genome shotgun sequence includes the following:
- the LOC131239193 gene encoding hsp70 nucleotide exchange factor FES1-like, translating to MRNSKRILISMGKAWKTLLLLSLLSLSLTIAHIQEKGEESDEESPTVAEEHNEFEGAFSSLDGMLQWAISHSDPTRLKEKAHDVQGLSADELMKLQLETKELVEKLKVPSDAELMQAAITDLNNSSLSLEDLHRALDDLLILVESIDNANGLNKLGGLVAVIRKLNSSELEIRTASAWILGKASQNNPVVQKQILELGALPNLMMMVKSSFTGEALKALYAVSAVISNNVDGQELFYSEAGDFLLQDVMSNSSTDVRLLRKSAILVADLAQCILENGKEEKLPFINDRIFLKSLVNLTASTDLDLQEKVLMAIRNLLQLTSTKELVSNDLWGLDEAMVKMRERLEDLMEDEHRRDYARDVESLRKEVELIFHSRLDKVT from the exons ATGCGGAACAGCAAAAGAATTTTAATCTCGATGGGCAAAGCTTGGAAGACTCTTCTTTTACTCTCTCTCCTCTCGCTGTCGCTGACAATTGCTCATATCCAGGAAAAGGGTGAAGAATCTGATGAAGAATCCCCCACTGTAGCAGAAGAACACAACGAATTCGAGGGTGCTTTCTCATCGCTCGACGGAATGTTGCAGTGGGCTATAA GTCATTCTGATCCTACAAGATTGAAGGAAAAGGCACATGATGTTCAAGGACTATCTGCTGATGAGTTGATGAAACTTCAGTTAGAAACAAAG GAATTGGTGGAGAAATTGAAGGTGCCATCGGATGCAGAATTGATGCAAGCAGCAATAACAGACTTGAATAAttcttccctttctttagaaGATCTCCATCGTGCACTCGACGATCTTCTCATTCTTGTTGAGTCAATAGATAATGCAAATG GTCTGAACAAACTTGGAGGCCTAGTTGCGGTCATTCGAAAGCTCAATAGTTCTGAACTGGAGATACGAACAGCATCTGCATGGATTCTTGGGAAGGCCAGTCAAAACAACCCAGTTGTTCAGAAACAG ATTCTTGAACTTGGGGCACTGCCAAACCTAATGATGATGGTGAAATCCAGTTTTACTGGAGAGGCCTTGAAGGCACTATATGCTGTTTCCGCTGTGATCAGTAACAATGTTGATGGCCAGGAGTTGTTCTACTCAGAAGCTGGAGATTTTTTGCTTCAG GATGTAATGAGCAACTCTAGCACTGATGTCAGGCTTCTCAGGAAATCCGCTATTCTTGTAGCAGATTTAGCACAATGTATATTAGAGAATGGGAAAGAAGAAAAGCTTCCATTCATCAATGATCGTATCTTCTTGAAATCTCTAGTGAATCTAACTGCATCAACTGACCTTGATCTTCAGGAGAAG GTGTTAATGGCAATTAGGAATCTCCTCCAGCTTACATCAACGAAAGAGCTGGTTTCCAATGACCTTTGGGGTCTGGATGAAGCGATGGTGAAGATGAGGGAACGGCTGGAGGATTTAATGGAAGACGAGCACAGGAGAGACTATGCAAGGGATGTTGAGAGCCTCCGCAAGGAAGTGGAACTCATCTTCCACAGTAGGCTAGATAAG GTAACATAG
- the LOC131239191 gene encoding C-type lectin receptor-like tyrosine-protein kinase At1g52310, translated as MDFFLYLGFLSYLTGISVRAESALCPTGWEVGPNKSKCFGYIEKSDSWDGSEATCQGYRGHLAALTSVQELNFAQKLCIDKVNGCWVGGRGFNSTIGFSWKWSDNVSSWNESVFPGAPFHFDCNNASCHNINSVNSCTLVTNGRAALVGERCNTSHEFICMLDIENKCYHMRCHKEYLIILAVVSGLILSTTLAVVIWLLAYRRSKKRRRSRKVSSPSSAALVPPSWKVFTKEELRSITKNFSEGNRLLGNAKTGGTYSGLLPDGSRVAVKRLKRSSFQRKKEFYSEIGRVARLHHPNLVAVKGCCYDHGDRYIVYEFVANGPLDRWLHHIPMGGRSLDWAMRMRVATTLAQGIAFLHDKVKPHVVHRDIRADNVLLNEEFEAHLMGVGLSKFVPWEVMHERTVMAGTHGYLAPEFVYRNELTTKSDVYSFGVLLLEIVSGRRPARAVESVGWQSIFEWATPLVQSHRYPELLDPLISDIPEVGVIQKVVDLVYACTQHVPSVRPRMSHVVHQLQQLGLRTASEQARSATSSTSGSRMSPLQVESIL; from the exons ATGGATTTCTTCCTCTACCTGGGTTTCCTCTCCTATCTGACTGGTATCTCTGTCCGGGCAGAAAGcg CACTATGCCCCACTGGTTGGGAAGTGGGCCCCAATAAGAGCAAGTGCTTTGGATATATAGAGAAATCTGACTCTTGGGATGGGTCGGAGGCTACTTGTCAGGGCTATCGTGGTCATTTGGCAGCACTGACGTCAGTTCAGGAATTGAATTTTGCTCAGAAGCTCTGCATCGATAAAGTCAATGGCTGCTGGGTTGGAGGACGAGGCTTCAATTCTACAATTGGATTTAGCTGGAAATGGTCTGATAATGTGTCGAGTTGGAATGAGTCAGTCTTCCCAGGGGCACCATTTCACTTCGACTGCAACAATGCCTCATGCCACAATATTAATTCAGTCAATTCATGTACACTGGTGACTAATGGCCGTGCAGCTCTTGTTGGTGAGAGATGTAATACGTCTCACGAGTTCATATGCATGCTCGATATAG AAAACAAATGTTACCACATGCGCTGCCACAAGGAGTATCTCATAATCCTTGCAGTTGTTAGTGGGTTGATCCTCTCCACTACACTAGCTGTTGTGATTTGGCTCCTTGCATATAGGCGCAGTAAGAAACGCAGAAGGTCACGGAAAGTATCTAGTCCATCATCAGCTGCGTTAGTTCCTCCATCATGGAAAGTCTTCACCAAAGAAGAGCTTAGGTCGATTACAAAGAATTTTAGTGAAGGAAACCGGCTTCTTGGAAATGCCAAGACAGGAGGCACATACAGCGGGCTATTGCCTGATGGATCAAGAGTAGCAGTGAAGAGACTGAAGAGGTCCAGTTTTCAGAGGAAAAAGGAATTTTATTCTGAGATTGGAAGAGTTGCAAGGCTTCATCATCCCAATCTCGTGGCCGTGAAAGGATGTTGCTATGATCACGGTGATCGCTATATCGTTTATGAGTTTGTTGCAAATGGGCCCTTGGACCGATGGCTTCATCACATCCCAATGGGCGGCAGAAGCTTGGATTGGGCAATGAGAATGAGAGTTGCCACGACACTTGCACAAGGAATTGC CTTCCTGCATGACAAGGTGAAACCGCATGTTGTACACAGAGATATCCGTGCAGACAATGTACTTCTCAATGAAGAGTTTGAGGCCCACCTCATGGGTGTGGGCCTTTCAAAGTTTGTTCCATGGGAAGTGATGCATGAACGGACTGTAATGGCTGGCACCCATGGATACTTGGCTCCAGAATTCGTGTACAGGAATGAACTCACAACAAAAAGTGATGTTTACAGTTTTGGTGTGCTGCTGCTGGAAATCGTTAGTGGGCGTAGGCCTGCACGGGCAGTCGAATCTGTGGGTTGGCAGAGTATATTTGAATGGGCTACCCCACTGGTTCAGTCCCACAGGTACCCGGAACTTTTGGATCCACTCATTTCCGACATTCCTGAAGTTGGGGTGATACAGAAGGTGGTGGACCTTGTTTATGCTTGCACGCAGCACGTCCCATCAGTGCGGCCGAGGATGTCGCATGTGGTCCATCAGCTGCAACAGTTGGGATTGAGAACAGCCTCTGAACAGGCTAGAAGCGCGACAAGCTCAACTTCTGGGTCTAGAATGTCGCCACTGCAGGTGGAGTCCATTCTCTGA
- the LOC131239192 gene encoding protein FRIGIDA-like gives MASKRQPVKEGKKATAASATAEEDFNGESPLLKSVSELDTLSSAISTFTLRFNELQNHLNSILTSLQNPSQDPQKEKDDDQRNPAQTDPRSDLQRLCDIMDSRGLRKYIVRHLSEIDKLRTDISEALKRAPNLPRLVLDCIGRFYLQGIKAYAKDAPMVATRRACILVLEVFLASGCSKIEGSLEEEAKTAAVAWRSRLIQEGGISKANSADALGLLLFVAAFGIPSEFGRDDLYELIQLSDAQKNANVLCHSHALLERIQDIIQGMLNKQKHVEAVRLSCAFSLKGELSPLSLLSTFVKEINQTGVDSRKEGQFSYRSQIEANQKHIAGLKSVVKCFEDHKLNDSAEFAKWKIHEKIAKLEKEISKFEQNLEKRTILKRKTNELGSSVKVEMQEAKRHQPTAMKLSSPRLAPAATVPSQEQSTYKGLLPRTLYDGGFTGSLNGLSGSSTKPDPSLSNGSSMRLMAGNVHGALSGHGAGVAAGMGPSAGSSAGIYAGNDVGPFAGVGSVLGSSAGPFTNDGVAAAGSGVGLYSENGVGGPYSGVDRELSIRNSFESFTNERFTSAASGVRLYTLNGVGSYTGGGSGTPVSSAGPYPDDRVASYRWHGDATFNGSSAGQGVPPPAVQSLMGSYASVGQGLPPPAVQSFMGSYASAVPSHRGRSPDMYQFADTVLEREYSGSHTRNTGPPSASGYPPTRF, from the exons ATGGCTTCCAAACGCCAGCCcgtaaaagaaggaaagaaggcaACAGCAGCATCAGCAACAGCAGAAGAAGACTTCAATGGCGAGTCTCCTCTCCTGAAATCGGTGAGCGAACTCGACACCCTTTCCTCTGCCATCTCCACCTTCACTCTCCGATTCAACGAGTTGCAGAACCATCTCAATTCCATCCTTACATCCCTCCAAAACCCCTCCCAAGACCCACAAAAGGAAAAGGACGACGACCAAAGAAACCCGGCTCAAACAGACCCTCGTTCTGATCTCCAACGCCTCTGCGACATCATGGACAGCCGCGGCCTTCGCAAGTACATCGTTCGCCATCTCTCCGAGATCGATAAGCTCCGTACCGACATTTCTGAGGCTCTGAAGCGCGCTCCCAACCTCCCGCGGCTCGTCTTGGACTGCATCGGACGTTTCTATCTGCAGGGCATCAAAGCCTATGCGAAGGATGCTCCAATGGTTGCGACCCGCCGCGCTTGCATTCTCGTCTTGGAAGTCTTCCTCGCCTCCGGATGTTCCAAGATTGAGGGGTCCCTTGAGGAGGAAGCCAAGACGGCTGCAGTCGCATGGAGAAGTAGGCTCATCCAGGAGGGCGGCATTAGCAAGGCCAACAGTGCAGATGCCCTCGGGTTGCTGCTTTTTGTTGCGGCATTTGGGATTCCATCAGAGTTTGGGAGGGATGATCTCTATGAGCTGATCCAGTTGAGCGATGCACAGAAGAATGCCAATGTCCTTTGTCACTCCCATGCACTCCTTGAGAGGATTCAAG ATATCATACAAGGGATGTTGAATAAGCAGAAGCATGTGGAAGCTGTACGTCTCTCTTGTGCTTTCAGCCTCAAGGGTGAGTTGTCCCCTCTGTCCCTGCTTTCAACCTTTGTGAAGGAAATCAATCAAACTGGGGTAGACTCAAGGAAAGAAGGACAGTTTTCCTACCGGTCTCAG ATAGAAGCAAATCAAAAGCATATAGCTGGCTTGAAATCAGTAGTCAAGTGCTTCGAGGATCACAAGCTCAACGATTCTGCGGAGTTTGCTAAATGGAAGATCCATGAGAAAATTGCCAAATTAGAGAAAGAAATCTCAAAATTCGAGCAGAACTTGGAAAAGAGGACAATTTTGAAGAGAAAAACCAATGAACTTGGATCCTCAGTCAAAGTGGAAATGCAAGAAGCAAAACGTCATCAGCCGACTGCCATGAAATTATCATCCCCCAGACTGGCTCCTGCAGCTACAGTGCCATCTCAGGAGCAGAGCACATACAAGGGATTGCTCCCGAGGACCTTGTATGATGGTGGATTCACAGGCTCACTCAATGGATTGTCAGGTTCCTCCACAAAACCAGATCCTTCGCTATCCAATGGAAGTAGCATGAGGCTGATGGCTGGGAATGTTCATGGTGCATTGTCAGGACATGGTGCTGGGGTAGCAGCAGGAATGGGGCCATCAGCTGGATCCAGTGCCGGGATATATGCAGGAAATGATGTTGGTCCGTTTGCTGGAGTTGGCAGTGTGCTCGGAAGCTCTGCTGGGCCATTCACAAACGATGGGGTTGCAGCAGCAGGAAGCGGTGTTGGACTATATTCAGAAAATGGTGTGGGTGGTCCATATTCTGGAGTTGACAGGGAGCTGTCAATCAGAAACTCATTTGAGTCATTCACGAACGAGAGGTTCACATCAGCGGCAAGTGGTGTTAGGCTGTACACACTAAATGGTGTTGGTTCATACACTGGAGGTGGCAGTGGGACACCAGTCAGTTCTGCTGGGCCATACCCTGATGATAGGGTTGCATCGTACAGGTGGCATGGGGATGCAACCTTCAATGGCAGCTCTGCTGGTCAAGGGGTACCGCCTCCTGCAGTACAAAGCCTCATGGGGTCGTATGCATCTGTTGGTCAAGGGCTACCGCCTCCTGCAGTACAAAGCTTCATGGGGTCGTATGCATCTGCAGTGCCATCCCACAGAGGCCGAAGTCCTGATATGTATCAGTTTGCTGACACTGTCCTTGAAAGAGAATACAGCGGCTCTCACACACGCAACACTGGTCCACCTTCGGCATCAGGCTATCCTCCAACTCGTTTCTAA